In Ammospiza caudacuta isolate bAmmCau1 chromosome 2, bAmmCau1.pri, whole genome shotgun sequence, a genomic segment contains:
- the TCEANC gene encoding transcription elongation factor A N-terminal and central domain-containing protein isoform X1, with the protein MAAQQEASGRRHVGPRCGGLKISDLKDIVHRAHCIETLLSENNLQDIEDHLKELADVDMTVEYLQGTEVTKAVYRVLKSCPSGELKKKAKQLLSKWKTLYKNNCAQSLQVKKSVSVDVKEEIEHLSVVPTEKLLSEGPEGPCQQEALDGTSSNTLVPSQTVKNMVHNNAEGSINQHSSEEQYSVHENSKSVVSEASLQQDLMRALRWKCVDLLYKALIGSAKDEEETVKWLELAKEIEEHVFALHAKNDKKYKNCIRSKISNLKNPKSCHLKHNLFSGTLSPKAFAEMTVMEMASDELKQLRALYTKSSVQEHQLPQVINGTQTNKIKCRRCEKFDCTVTMIARGTLFLPAWVRNTNPDEQMLTYVICNGCGEQWYHSRWICL; encoded by the coding sequence gTTTAAAAATATCTGATCTGAAAGATATTGTACACAGAGCCCATTGTATTGAAACCCTGCTGTCTGAGAACAATTTGCAAGATATTGAGGATCATCTTAAAGAACTTGCAGATGTTGATATGACTGTAGAATATCTCCAGGGGACAGAAGTTACCAAGGCTGTATATAGAGTACTCAAGAGCTGCCCTTCAGGAGAgttgaaaaagaaagcaaagcagttATTGTCGAAGTGGAAAACACTTTACAAGAATAACTGTGCTCAGTCATTGCAAGTTAAAAAGTCGGTTTCTGTGGATGTGAAAGAAGAAATTGAGCATCTCAGTGTAGTTCCTACAGAAAAGTTGCTGTCTGAAGGACCTGAAGGACCATGTCAGCAGGAGGCGTTAGATGGTACTAGTTCCAACACTTTGGTCCCATCACAAACTGTTAAAAATATGGTACATAACAATGCAGAAGGCAGTATTAATCAGCATTCTTCTGAGGAACAGTACAGTGTTCATGAAAATTCTAAATCTGTTGTTAGCGAAGCCAGTCTACAGCAGGACCTGATGAGAGCTCTGAGGTGGAAATGTGTGGATCTTCTTTACAAAGCTTTGATTGGTTCTGCCAAGGATGAAGAAGAAACTGTTAAATGGCTAGAGTTAGCTAAAGAAATTGAAGAACATGTTTTTGCTCTTCATGCTAAAAATgataaaaagtataaaaattgCATCAGAAGTAAAATCTCTAACCTTAAGAACCCTAAAAGCTGCCACTTAAAGCATAACCTTTTTTCAGGAACTTTGAGCCCAAAGGCTTTTGCTGAGATGACAGTGATGGAAATGGCCAGTGATGAACTGAAACAGCTCAGGGCTCTGTACACAAAATCGTCTGTTCAGGAACATCAGCTTCCACAGGTGATTAATGGCACacagacaaacaaaataaaatgcagacgCTGTGAAAAATTTGATTGCACTGTCACCATGATTGCCAGAGGAACTCTCTTCCTTCCAGCTTGGGTGAGAAACACAAATCCAGATGAACAAATGTTGACTTATGTTATTTGTAATGGATGTGGAGAACAGTGGTACCACAGCAGATGGATTTGTTTGTAA
- the TCEANC gene encoding transcription elongation factor A N-terminal and central domain-containing protein isoform X2, which yields MNMKGLKISDLKDIVHRAHCIETLLSENNLQDIEDHLKELADVDMTVEYLQGTEVTKAVYRVLKSCPSGELKKKAKQLLSKWKTLYKNNCAQSLQVKKSVSVDVKEEIEHLSVVPTEKLLSEGPEGPCQQEALDGTSSNTLVPSQTVKNMVHNNAEGSINQHSSEEQYSVHENSKSVVSEASLQQDLMRALRWKCVDLLYKALIGSAKDEEETVKWLELAKEIEEHVFALHAKNDKKYKNCIRSKISNLKNPKSCHLKHNLFSGTLSPKAFAEMTVMEMASDELKQLRALYTKSSVQEHQLPQVINGTQTNKIKCRRCEKFDCTVTMIARGTLFLPAWVRNTNPDEQMLTYVICNGCGEQWYHSRWICL from the coding sequence gTTTAAAAATATCTGATCTGAAAGATATTGTACACAGAGCCCATTGTATTGAAACCCTGCTGTCTGAGAACAATTTGCAAGATATTGAGGATCATCTTAAAGAACTTGCAGATGTTGATATGACTGTAGAATATCTCCAGGGGACAGAAGTTACCAAGGCTGTATATAGAGTACTCAAGAGCTGCCCTTCAGGAGAgttgaaaaagaaagcaaagcagttATTGTCGAAGTGGAAAACACTTTACAAGAATAACTGTGCTCAGTCATTGCAAGTTAAAAAGTCGGTTTCTGTGGATGTGAAAGAAGAAATTGAGCATCTCAGTGTAGTTCCTACAGAAAAGTTGCTGTCTGAAGGACCTGAAGGACCATGTCAGCAGGAGGCGTTAGATGGTACTAGTTCCAACACTTTGGTCCCATCACAAACTGTTAAAAATATGGTACATAACAATGCAGAAGGCAGTATTAATCAGCATTCTTCTGAGGAACAGTACAGTGTTCATGAAAATTCTAAATCTGTTGTTAGCGAAGCCAGTCTACAGCAGGACCTGATGAGAGCTCTGAGGTGGAAATGTGTGGATCTTCTTTACAAAGCTTTGATTGGTTCTGCCAAGGATGAAGAAGAAACTGTTAAATGGCTAGAGTTAGCTAAAGAAATTGAAGAACATGTTTTTGCTCTTCATGCTAAAAATgataaaaagtataaaaattgCATCAGAAGTAAAATCTCTAACCTTAAGAACCCTAAAAGCTGCCACTTAAAGCATAACCTTTTTTCAGGAACTTTGAGCCCAAAGGCTTTTGCTGAGATGACAGTGATGGAAATGGCCAGTGATGAACTGAAACAGCTCAGGGCTCTGTACACAAAATCGTCTGTTCAGGAACATCAGCTTCCACAGGTGATTAATGGCACacagacaaacaaaataaaatgcagacgCTGTGAAAAATTTGATTGCACTGTCACCATGATTGCCAGAGGAACTCTCTTCCTTCCAGCTTGGGTGAGAAACACAAATCCAGATGAACAAATGTTGACTTATGTTATTTGTAATGGATGTGGAGAACAGTGGTACCACAGCAGATGGATTTGTTTGTAA